A stretch of DNA from Lotus japonicus ecotype B-129 chromosome 4, LjGifu_v1.2:
TCTGATCTATATCACCATTTGGCAATCACAACATATAAACATGAAAGACACATAAATGAATATTAGTCAAGTGATTTCCAAGTCAATAAACTTATAGATGTACACAATCCTTTTTGTATTAATGTCAAGGCCGAAGTCCAAAGAAAAGGAAACTAATCATCAATAACAACTACATCAAGGGAAGGCCCAAGGTTACTATTTAGTATTGTAGCTAAGGGATTTTATTTGGTGGAACGCGGGACTACGGTAAGGATTGGTATATAGGACTGTACACGTGTaaccttaaaaaaaatttaggacAAAGGTGTATCGATAGATGGAGAAAAAATTGCAGGCCATGTACACATAATTGATccttaaataataatatttccaCACTTAATTTTTAGGTGTGGATAGGTGGAAGaaaaaagagatagaaaaaaagaagaaaaaaaataaagatgtgataaataacttttttataaaaaagaaataaataggTAGAAATTAAATGTGAAAAAGCGGTTGATATGTGTATATGTCATTACTTTTGATCCTTATATCATTTGGAAATATAAGGTTAAACACATCATTGGAATGTCATGGAAATATCATCTGATAAGTAAGGGGTTGAAATTCTTGATTCTACGACATAAACAAAATCTGAAATTGGTCACAGAATTAATTTTGTGATGGTTTCTCTTTCATATATTAAAATACATTTTCTTATTTAGTAACGTGTTaagaaaataagataaaaagaaaaacaaatgattGTTTAATTAGTAgttattataacttattttccaggttcaaaaaaaaacttattttccgAAGGAACGAAAAGAAAGTAGttattataacttttttttttgaaatgtcttATAACTTTGTTGATATGCAAATGATTTTTGTATACAAAATTAGACCACAAAAGATTCCACGGATAACTTTAAgaaaaatcatttcaaaaaaaaattaagaaatatcatTAGACTTTAACAGATAGATAGTCAATTGTTTTTAACGAAATATTCTCTCCGtttcaaaactattgtagttttagcttttttgttttgttccaaaaccattgttgttttacataatCAAGACtctttatctcattctcttccattcatgctcttatttaatattgtatcttcCAAGTATCATATCTTATTTCCATCAATCACAACTCTCACCAATTAGTTGGCCAagattttcattctctctctttcatatatctgatattaaataagggtgtttcagtcatattataacatcaattaatgaactcttaaactttgtgaaaaaactaaaactacaatagttttagaACGAAGAGAGTAAAAAATTGGTAAGGTAGGTGCTGAGGTCTTTTGTTTTTGACATTGAgactttcaaaattaaaaaattgacaTTGAGACATTATCTGAAAtaacaaaattttatatttgtttggaCTTATATTCGAAATGGCTAATTTGGGCCAAAAAGTCATGGTTACACATATAGGGTTTTGGTGGTATTGATAAAATGGATGCGTGTAGTCTGGTCAAGCAATGTCGTCTTCGTGTTCAACCCCGTAACAAATGGAAGGACCAGCGTTTCAATCAGAGATAATAAAGTTGATTGTTGTCCTCATTGTATGCGTTGTCGATATGCCATGGGATCTACTTGCTTTCTTCCTGAACTTCACAAGATCTGTCAAATATTAGGTAACAGATACTCAACCATTTTCTAAACTTTATATGTAATTATGCGTGTAGGGCTTCTGTACCTTCAATTCTTGCTTTTCTGGTTAATTGAAAGTTTCTGCAAAGTGGAATAAAGCACTTAGACAATTGAACTGGATATAACTTACACTTGGGTGTTCTTTTTGTTACTTTTGTACCAATTGTACCCGTTATCACCACTCAATATTGATTCAAACTTCAATATTCCCACCCAATGGGGTCTATAAAAGTCAGATAGTGGTAATGGTTAGTAACACATTTCAATCAATTCATACCACGGTGACCAACTAAGAATTGCTGAATCATTTTGAATGGCTAATTCATCTGCTGCAATCAACAATGTGAAGGATCTCTGCCCCCCAAGTAGGAATTGGAGCATTAAGGTGCGGGTGATACGAATGTGGACTTCTCCATCATTTGATGGAACTGATACTCCATCATCTTTAGAGTTAATCTTCTTGGACCAACAGGTACTTTTTGCAGTTTTCATTATTTGGTTTGTTTTTACATATTTTAAAATCGACAGATGTTTATGTATTGATTGTTGACTAATAGctgatattatatttgtaggGGGGTAAGATTCAAGCATCACTAAGGAAAGGAATGTATCAAAGATGGTCAGGCAAGTTCATGGAGGGCATTGTGTACAAAATAACTACTTGTCACCTGATTCCCAATCTAGGTTCATACCCCTGAGCATCCATACAAGATGATATTTACTGGGAAAACGAAGGTTGTGCCTTCAGAAAGTAGCTCAATCCCCATGTGGGGGCTAACTCTGAAGACTTATGAACAAGTTCATGCTCCGGATGTCCAAACTGATTATTTAGGTTGTTAGTTCAACATCTAATTATCTGTCTTTGTGGTTACGACAGTGTGTGCATAGGCTCAAAGTTTATTTTGTTAATCAAGTGTCATCCTATTGAGCAGACATGGTTGGATTGGTGTCTGCTGCCTCTACTGAGCGTTCCTACATGAAGGAAGGGAAGGAGGTGAAGATTTTGACCTTAGAGCTAACAGATGACAAGTATTCTTTACAACATAATATTTGTTTGTATATTATATGGTTTACTTGATGTAGTTTAAATTTTTAACTTGATGTCTGACTTATTTGAACTTTGACCATATCTACAGGGGAAAGGTTAAGTTGACTGTATCCGGTGAATACGTTGCTGTTATAAATGACTACTTATCATCTCACTTCGATGGAAAGCCTGTAGTGGTTGTTGAACTTGCAAAAATCAAGACATTTAAGGgtatttgttattgttattgttattatcTCTTATGTACAAGTTAGAGGTCTACTAATGCTTGCAATCAATATATTGCCCAAttggttttagtttttttacTGATTCTAACAATTAATTATCTTGTGTGAAGGGAAAAATGGGTTGCAAAACGTTATGAATGCAACTAGGCTGAATTTTAATCCTGATATTTCGTCAAGCTAATACGGTTGagtacattaaatacattaatttAACAATACATTAGTCTAAATAGtactatttaatattgattCCTGAGTATAATAATTTAGTGTTAAGAAGTTTTATAGTAAAACCCAATAATTCTGTGCCACATAACACAAATTATTACattattcttttatttaaattaaattaaaattatattttcttaaATGGTGCGAAACAATTTGTATCTGCGTAAAGAAAGTGTACAAACATGTATACATCATtatctttttttaatttgattttaattataatttgttTCAGTAAATCAAATTTGATTAACACTTAACACTACTAATCCACACATAAATAATCTTTTAACACTTTAAGCGAGTGCATAATTAAAgagtccgtgcatcgcacgggtagaTATTCTAGTTTCTTACACAAAGAGTATTACaagaatcaaaaaaaaaatgttattgcTAAGAACATCATATTATACGCATTCATTCTTCGCCAAGGAGACCAAATTTGTATAGACATGCTTCCTATGATACTAAGAGCATCTAAGAGTATTGATTAAACAACTTCTTGATATCCCTAACCAAATGAGCACAGGGGGTGAGAATCTTGACAACCCAATTACTCAGGTTAACCGAGAATCCCTCCACAAACTTTCCATCATGATCTCTAACTGTTCATCCACATGCACCAATATTATTAAACGGATGAAAGGAGCCATCAATATTAATCTTAACTTTAGAGTAGGGGTGTGCATAACTGATCCAATCCAATCAAAACTGATAAACCGGTCTAGATAAATAGAAATCCAATCAACCCCAAAACCggaaaaaatttgaattttcaatTGGATTGGATTTCAAATTTGATTTCCATAACCGaatcaatccaatccaaaccgaacatttGTAAAtttacataattttatttataccTTTATCATAACATACATATTTACATCCTTATATGATTATATATTTACTATGGGATACATGCATATTTATAAAGTATATTTGAATAAATAGAGTTTGAAATAATTATTTGAATAAACATGCATCAaacaaatataattataaattttaaagtATATTGACTATATTACAATTTATGAATGTTAAATTGATATTATATTGtagtatttttattaattattgtaCATTTTTTAGATTATACACTATAATTTCAAAGGGAAAACAAAAACCGaaaaatccaatccaaaccaCTATATATTGAATCAGATTGGTTCGAATTTGAATTTTGAGACAAATCTATTGGatgataaaatcataaaattgaAGAGATTGGATCAGATGGTTTTTATCTTCAAAATTGAACCAATCCAATCCGTGAACACCCCTACTCTAGAGGGTGTCATCTCAAACTCAACTCTTTCCTCAAACGGCAAGAGGATAGAAATTCTCAAAACCATCAGCAGAAGCACCAACATAAGTAAATTGAAGATCCTACTAAGAATAACAGCAGGTGAATTACCAATGCTATAAAAAATGAGCTCGTTTCTTGATCTCCAAAGCATATTGTCTCGAGCTCGTCTCATTAGAAGTACACAATCTCATGGCTTCATACATAAACTAAAACACTCAAGgcattcaatttttttcaattaactTCTGAAATACATACCATGCAAAAATTTATAATTACAAAGAAAACATGCACGGCTGGCTGATCTTTTCACAGCAACAGCCTTGACAAAAAATGGCAAATATAAGagcaaatgaaaataaaaagaaaggtgATGTTGGTTTTAGCCACCAGCTGACATGCACTCCAGTTTTTTGGTGCAGCAATTGTCGACCCTGGCATATGCTCAAAGAAATCCATCTATACAGCTTGCTGAAGATATTGCACATGACTTGTTAAAGACATTTCTCACCAAATTTCCCCGGTCCCAGCTGCCAAAGCTGAAACACTTTAATATTCTGTTCTGTTCCGCTTTTATTCTCAAAAGAAGCAAATAAATAAGCAAACCCATTCGTTCAATCTACAAACCTCAGCTATCCAAAATGGGAAGAAAACATTCTAACCATGttcaatatatataaacaaagtCCCTATCCATCCCTAACCGAATCCTTCACACAAAACCTCACCATTCACAAATGAACATAGAATAGTCAAGACCCCTGAAGAAAGTGACACAGGTGATGTTGCCTCAAGTATCATCAACTTGTGAGTGAAACACAAAACTGGGAAATGTGGTGGTGATATCTCTGCCAAGGAAACAATTTAAGTCAGATGTAAGATGCTATAGCTTGATCACAAATTTGACCTGGAGAGACAAAACATATAGATACATTGCTCTGATGCCAAATTGCCACGAtacatcaatttttttaaaccaggTTAACTGTTTTTTTTGGGTTTGCTGACTTGAAAGTGGCAAAACATACACTCATACAGTTATGAGAAGTGATGAGAATAAAGGGTAAAAGGGAAGGCTAGAGATGCTTTGGGTTGTAATCATTTGAAAATACTTCATTAGCATTAGAGATTATACTTTAATAGTATTTGGCTCACTTTAACAAACACATCCAAACATGTTTGGCAAAGGAAAAAACCATCTTGTTCTCTACATTAGCACTAGAGATTATGGTTTTAATAGTATTTGACTCATTTTAACAAACTCATCCAAACATGTTTGGCAAGATTTCACTCGAAAgaatttcaaaacccaaaatagCGGTTAGTAACAGGAAGAGACTCACTTCAGATACTGTAAAGTCATATTTTTCAGAAGGGATGGATGTCGTAAGACAAGGTTTCGCCATTCTTCCTTGTCAATCTTCCCATCATGTTTGTATCAGCTTCCTCAAATGTCTAAATAGCTTAAAAGCAGTTAGTGACAGATCTTAAGAGAAGATTATGATAGCACAAGAATAATTTATATTCAACTCAACATACATAAAACCAAAGTACTTTAAGAAGTTCACAAGAATAAGGCTGAAAGAAGGTTTGCTTTATTTTGCAGAGAATTTCAGTGGAAATTTCGGTCCAAATACGAGGAAAACATAGATAGAGTACACATAAGTGTCCCACTAATAATGTGAAAGGAACTTGTATTTTATTACATAGAAATAGAATAAGGAAAATCTCCCTTGATTACAACCCTGAAAAACTTCAGGGTCTACAAACCTCCCTACCCAAAGGCCCAAATTTTCACTTAAATGACTAGATACCTGTCCCTTTCAACCCCTCCTTTCCTGCTCTCATTTATAGGCAGACATGCCTATTTTCTCATCATTGTAGCTAACTGGCTAACTCTCACTAACAGTCCATGTTAGCTAATTAATATGAGATACAATGATGGACAAACACGCACCATCAAAAGAATATAGACTTAAAATTTGGGAAATGACAGAAAATCAATCATAAATGGGAAAATTAAACTACTGGTTTCCATCCTATGAACATCTtacatatatttataattttatatgctTAATAGATTTTCTCGAGACATTAAGAAGAGTGAAAAACATAGTTAATAAATTTATACTTACAttgacaaaataaaatattaaaataaaataaagataaaaagcaaagagaaagaagagCTTATAAAATGCATCACATAATAATAATGAGCATAAGATTTAGGATGGAACTGAAGTTATCGAGTAAATGAAGCACCTTGTCAATAATACTTTCGATCACATCATCCGAAAGATTCATACCAGATTCAGCTAGAGTGGCGACTACCATTTGTTTCACCTATACATAAAAATAACGATCACCGATGCGTATCAAATACATGGTAATACCAAAGACATGCCAGATCAGAGGATCAAAAAGATTccaaggaaagaaagaaaaacaaaaaagtttcACTGAGATTAtaaagtgattttaaatttatttgcaGTTAAATACTAGGAAGATATCACGTTTAAAGTTGTTTGTAGTTTTTGAGAATGCATAACTTCCGATGTTAAAGCTGGAAGATAAAAATATTGGTCATTTTGACTCGGGTATAGGCTTTGAATCTCTGATACTTGAAACATATTCAACCTATTTTTCCTACTGAGTGGTGAAATACTACCATCTCCATATAGGTTGTTCACAGTTCTCTGTAGCCCACAAAATTACATAGTCAAATTCTGTCCCAAAATTAGGCCACTACCTAAATATAACCAAAAACAATAAGTTGTATATTTCCTAAACTTATTATCATCTGTAATTCAACTTTTTCTTTCCCCAGTGGCAATCCATGTCTCTTGTGGACTTGAGAAAAAAGATGGCCTGATCAGCCTTGGCAAACTCATGAGATAGActgattttcaaatttcaatccaCGGCGTTGGACcaagaaagaattgaaaatgcaatTTGTAGTTGGCTTCAGAAAAATGTGAGTTAAAGCTGATTCAAGTTCCCAATATTAATTGTATTACATATTGGTTGTCTGACCTAAACACTATAGAATTTGGTGAGTGGACAAAAGTTCATTTATTGAAATAGCATATTAAAGATTATTACCTCCTGTCTTTGAATAAACCCTTGCTGTTTGAGATCATACAATTGGAATGAAACTgcaagaaagaacaagcatGTGCATTACTATGAATAACAATGCAGCAAGGGAGATAACTCAAAAACTAGAGAAAAGTTGTTACAGTGAATCTTATCATCAATTGGTGCATTGGGATGAAAGACAGAGAGAGCACGTGCAAACTCTTCAAAATCAAGTATCCCATTATGCTTTGTGTCAAACAAGTCGAACACCTAAAAAATTGAAACAGAAGAAAATGATGTACAGGAGGACATAGATTGATTTATTTgtaaagaaaagaagaatatATATAATCCATCCTGAGCATATGATACCCTATCTGCAAATAAGctctctttcttgtttgttTTGAACAAAGCCAACTGAAATTCTTCCTTATTAATTAGTCCATCATCAATGACTGCACTGCTGATGTTCTTGAACAATTCATAAAGCGCCTCAATCTCACTTACACTAAACACTGTCTCTCTTGCAAGGAGTTGTGGATCTTGTAAACCTCTAGGTTGCCGTTGCCTTGACGAATCGGCATCACAACAATTTACCAGAGCACCGCATAAATGCTTTAATCCGTCTAAGCACTGCACCATGATCTCTTACAGATATCCAAACATGACTCCTATTACTACTTTACTTTACTAGTGAATGTGAATTCAAATTCCATACCAGAAGAACAAAGCATCCACTGTGGGTCCACCTAAATAGCAGctaaaattaaaacatgaattcaattCAATCTCCCAATAAcaaaacacaaataaaaaagAGTTAGTTAGATCCAGAACAGCCAAACAGTTAGTTTACCTTTCAAGGGTGAATGAATACTCATACTCCCAGTCCCGGACATGTTTCAAAATTGCAATTCAATCCGATTCCGATCAAGCTTAAACCTAATTTACCAAATTATTTATTATGGAAACCAAACCCCTTCGCCTTCGTTGCTCATTGCTCCTCACCAACCTTACCACGTGCCTCTTGACTGGTTGCTAGTTGCTACTTTTCACCTTTCACCCATTAGGAGATGCAGCAATGCAcccatatttttaattttaatgtttcatcattcatttcatttaatttaatccAAAATAAATCTTTTGTTCAATtgaatcaaattttcaaatttcattttAATAATCGTTACAATGTAATCCAAATCCAAATTATATATCTAATCATACCTTAGGGATATCACTCGGCGCTTCTATTAATCTGGAAGTAGAATGAAAGATTAAGGTCACAACTCACAATTGTAGCTTAGTTAAGAAAAATATCGGTTTTTCTGAAGAATAACTTTACTAGCTTTGGGTAAGTATTTATGTAGgggattttatttttctgtcCAATTATATGGAACTTTTGTAAATTGCTAACATTGACTTGGAGGTTGAAGTTGGGTTGAGGAGCTTGTTGCACATTTCTATAGGCATTCAAGAAGTCTCTGAGACTTTGAAGAAAAGACAAAAACCTACCAGCCCAATCGATTCAAAACACAGGGTAGTATATGAAGATAATTGTAATTCCATGTTTATGAAGTGTCTAGTTCATTTACTTCTTgtttcaaaaagaaaagaaattcatTAGCTTCTTTTTGTATGTCCCTTAGTCATCTTATTAGACATTCATTAAATGTCTTGACTCTTGACCTTTGCTATTGATATCATCATAATACACATCATCTCTCTTTTTTCCCAAACAAAAAGATATAAATAATgatgtgaaaaaaaatattcctaGATACAACTCTTTCTGAGAATTAGATAGTACTAGGATTTTATACAATGCTTACGTTTATGACATGAAAAAGAAATAATATGAATTGAGGTTACAAATTCTAGATAAGGGGCTGTTATTACCTATGATCTTTATCTTCCCTTTTCATGCTATGTTCTGATTTACTTCTTGCCCTTCTTATGATTCTTTTAGGATCCAATTCCACCTTGCAGCTTGAACTACTTTCATCTTTGGCTCTCCTCACCTTATCTAACTCCCTCTCAGTGTCTCCTCTGATAACCATCTTTTTTTCTAGTTCCAATGGCAACTTACTATCTAATCTTTGAGTTCTTGTCACTTCTCCATTGAACTCTTTATCTTGGCCTAAAGATTGCTTGCTCTGGCCATCATCCCTTGTGGCTGGTCTATGTTTTATTCCTGCAAGTATCTCATGTGGTTTTGGCAGTTTTTGACTGGCATTTGCCTTAGACCCTTTCTCTTGCTCAAAGTAGAGGAGCTGCACAACAGTTCTTAATGGCAGAAGCTCGTTTTTCACTGCATGGGAACGCACTTCTGGGGACAGTCTTTGGCAGTCTAGAATCCCACACAAGCGCTTCTTGTCTGTCTTGCTCATGTCAGGATGCACCTGTTCAAGCATTTTACTCAATTCACATCATCAAAATAACCAGAGAGTAAAAGCTTGCCACTGAATTGGTTATGTTTGTTTAGTTTAATGTTCATGTTTGGAACCCTTCTACAATCGATTCTAAAGTCATAAGCAATTCTAGGGAGAAacttttgtgagtagcttctagaTTTCATAATCCATTCTGGTGACAGTTAATAGCATATTAGCTTATTTagcataatcaattctgacaccCAGAATCTACTCCGATAAGCttctccccataattgattttggcttgcAAATTAATTATAGAAggttttccaaacatgcactaagaaTCATCTTCCAAACATGCATTAAGAGTCTCTTACGGTCCTCAGAAATGTTCATGTGTAATTCTCTAGCATTCAAGCAGGAGACAATGTAATATTAAACAAGTTTTGACAAAGTTAGTATGTTTGGATTTCCATTAGCAAGACTTAAAAGCACTTTCAGCAGAAATTCATGTCTCGTAGGTATGGTAGCTAATTCACCTTAAGATAGATGTCGATCGCCTTGTACAGATCATCGTGATCTACTCGAGCAATACTCGGCACAGTTTCAGCAAGAGAGACAAACTTTGAAACTTGCATGTTATCATCTCTTGCAACCACTTGAAGATAGGAATCAATGAGCCTGCCTACATTTCTGACTGATCTTAAAAAGTAGCTGTTGTCCACAGCACCTGGGGACATTCTTTTCCAAAGCTTCAAGAATGTTTCCAGCACTGCTTGAACTAACTCAACATCATAATAGTTCTGTTCAGAAGATGTTTTTGAAGGATAAAGCAAGTCACTCACTGTTGCCTCCTCAAACTGCAAACTGGCTCTCCTTATCAGTTCTGTTTTTATCACTGAAGAGGCACTCAAATGAATTGAAATGCTGAGAAGCCTAAACAAGAAGCCAACTGAAACAGACCCTCTATCTGCAGGAATCATGCTCACAATGGTTTCAAGAATTTTTCTGTTTCTCTCTTTATTGGGCTCTTCTGTTTGAGACACTGAACTGCCTGAAGTTTTAAGCTTTGTGATGCCGGGTAGCCACCGGCAGGCATAGACATGTAAAGCTTCACCTATAAGCTGTGGTGGGAGAACATAGGTTGATCTAATAGCCATTACTATGCACCTGAAAAGATCTATGTCAAGATCAGAAACATCCTCAGTCCACCAATCCTTTGGGACAGAATGATGCTCTTTTTTTGTATAACCAGGCCTGGTGTATGTGAAGGACCATTTGACCTGCACAGAACCATTATTTATTAGCAAAAATGTTCAAATTAAGAAGTAACAATTCtcagaaatataatataaaagcaTTCATGTCTCTTCACCCTATAGCTTAAACTTTTggaatagttggttcatgatatAGTATTGAGTCTCTATCActaagtggtctagagttcaaTCCTTGTTGCCTCATTCTAatgaaaaaaaagttgaatttcagcataAGTCAAGTGAGCACGCATTGTCCacacttcaagcccaaagggctctggCATGAGGGGGCGTATTAtaagtataatataaaaccttTACCCTACAGCTTAAGCTTTGGTTCATGGCAACAACCACAGAAACTTGGAAGAGTTGATGGATCTGAGTTCTTGACCTGTGGTGGGGGTGTGAGAATTTTCTCAATAATTGAATCAATGCACTTTCTGACAATACCAAGATTCTCAGACCACTCTGGTAACGTAGCAGTACTCTGAAGCGTGGCAATGGAATCCTTCCAACCTTCAAGAATGCATGAATTGAAAAATGATTCAAGTTTTCCTACCAAGTTTCCCCTCTCAATGGAGTCGTTCATTCTAAGAAACTTGGCAGCACTGAGTGTAGGTACAAAGTTATGGGCACTGATTTTGATTGAAATTCCATAGCAAAACTTAGCACAGAGTTCAAAAGCATCTTCTCCTCCAGGTATATCATGAAGCTCTACAGATACACTCTCAGAATCACTAGAATCATAGCAAAGCCTCTGCAAGAGGCCGCATTTTGGAAGAAGCGCAAACTGCAGTTAGAAAGAGCAGAATTATAGATGAACCAAGATTAagttttggtttttattttcacaCACACCACACTTTCATTCTATAATTCCAATACCTTGTGTAGCAGATAATTAATATCATTGATTTGTATCACAAGGTCTGCAGCTATATCTGATATCAGGGTTCTGCATTATCAGAAGACATGTTAATTTGTAAAAAGATGTATACATATTTTTAACAAAGGGGTTGTTGCCAATACCTGGTAGCTTGTTCAGTGTAGAAAGTATCTGGCCTTGTCCCAAGTTTCATGAACTTCATTTTTATTTGGTGTTGTTGTCTATACCAAATTGTCAAGAAAAAGCCTCCACCTCCACTTCAGAGCCTGGAGCCTGCAAATTCAAAATGCAACTTGAATGATACTAGAGCAGGTCCCATAAAGTTAAGGATTTTTTTGGTTTAATTTAAACCATAAGTATAGGACCATTATGGACGGCAAAACGCTCTCTATCAAGTATTTAACGCACTGCTTTCACATGACTCGTACCCGAGACCTCTGCTTAAGCTAGAATAACCCACATCAATTTGTCTATGCGTTTGTTGGCAtaaagcagagagagagagagagagatctcCCAAGTGAATCCAAAGGGTTGTCTAGTGGTCCATGAGGTTGATGAACGTGCTTGGCTGACTAAGCACCAACTTAGATTTTATCATTTTAAGCAAAGGGGTGAAGGACAAGGAAATCATAAATCATAATAGATAAAGGTAGAAGTGGAAGACCAGGACATGATATCTTGTCCTCCTCACACTGTCGGTTATGAATAAGAAAAATCCACTAATTACTAAATAAAGTAGTAACAGAAATTTGCAACACGACTTTAATTCATCTAAGTTTGGTTTATCTAGCAAGGTTTCTGCCACTGCCAACTAACCTCACTGATTTGTGATACAACTCTGAAAACCCTTCAATTCGTAGAAGATTATGCCCTCACCCATATATGCCTCCATTCACTGAGAATAGCAAACTGCTAAGAGAGTTTTTCTAGATGACATGCACTACTAGTACCTTTGGAGGTTACTTCAAACATTAAACCATATTGTCTTGTCCCAATTGTTTGAATAAAAATATCTGATAATTAGGAATGTGGTAATAATTAATTGAGTTAAAGGTTGAGA
This window harbors:
- the LOC130710574 gene encoding BTB/POZ domain-containing protein At5g47800-like isoform X1, giving the protein MKFMKLGTRPDTFYTEQATRTLISDIAADLVIQINDINYLLHKFALLPKCGLLQRLCYDSSDSESVSVELHDIPGGEDAFELCAKFCYGISIKISAHNFVPTLSAAKFLRMNDSIERGNLVGKLESFFNSCILEGWKDSIATLQSTATLPEWSENLGIVRKCIDSIIEKILTPPPQVKWSFTYTRPGYTKKEHHSVPKDWWTEDVSDLDIDLFRCIVMAIRSTYVLPPQLIGEALHVYACRWLPGITKLKTSGSSVSQTEEPNKERNRKILETIVSMIPADRGSVSVGFLFRLLSISIHLSASSVIKTELIRRASLQFEEATVSDLLYPSKTSSEQNYYDVELVQAVLETFLKLWKRMSPGAVDNSYFLRSVRNVGRLIDSYLQVVARDDNMQVSKFVSLAETVPSIARVDHDDLYKAIDIYLKVHPDMSKTDKKRLCGILDCQRLSPEVRSHAVKNELLPLRTVVQLLYFEQEKGSKANASQKLPKPHEILAGIKHRPATRDDGQSKQSLGQDKEFNGEVTRTQRLDSKLPLELEKKMVIRGDTERELDKVRRAKDESSSSCKVELDPKRIIRRARSKSEHSMKREDKDHRCSTCLTQSIMGYLILKSLHVLSLSFIPMHQLMIRFTFHSNCMISNSKGLFKDRR
- the LOC130710574 gene encoding BTB/POZ domain-containing protein At5g47800-like isoform X2, whose amino-acid sequence is MKFMKLGTRPDTFYTEQATRTLISDIAADLVIQINDINYLLHKRLCYDSSDSESVSVELHDIPGGEDAFELCAKFCYGISIKISAHNFVPTLSAAKFLRMNDSIERGNLVGKLESFFNSCILEGWKDSIATLQSTATLPEWSENLGIVRKCIDSIIEKILTPPPQVKWSFTYTRPGYTKKEHHSVPKDWWTEDVSDLDIDLFRCIVMAIRSTYVLPPQLIGEALHVYACRWLPGITKLKTSGSSVSQTEEPNKERNRKILETIVSMIPADRGSVSVGFLFRLLSISIHLSASSVIKTELIRRASLQFEEATVSDLLYPSKTSSEQNYYDVELVQAVLETFLKLWKRMSPGAVDNSYFLRSVRNVGRLIDSYLQVVARDDNMQVSKFVSLAETVPSIARVDHDDLYKAIDIYLKVHPDMSKTDKKRLCGILDCQRLSPEVRSHAVKNELLPLRTVVQLLYFEQEKGSKANASQKLPKPHEILAGIKHRPATRDDGQSKQSLGQDKEFNGEVTRTQRLDSKLPLELEKKMVIRGDTERELDKVRRAKDESSSSCKVELDPKRIIRRARSKSEHSMKREDKDHRCSTCLTQSIMGYLILKSLHVLSLSFIPMHQLMIRFTFHSNCMISNSKGLFKDRR
- the LOC130710574 gene encoding BTB/POZ domain-containing protein At5g47800-like isoform X3 → MKFMKLGTRPDTFYTEQATRTLISDIAADLVIQINDINYLLHKFALLPKCGLLQRLCYDSSDSESVSVELHDIPGGEDAFELCAKFCYGISIKISAHNFVPTLSAAKFLRMNDSIERGNLVGKLESFFNSCILEGWKDSIATLQSTATLPEWSENLGIVRKCIDSIIEKILTPPPQVKWSFTYTRPGYTKKEHHSVPKDWWTEDVSDLDIDLFRCIVMAIRSTYVLPPQLIGEALHVYACRWLPGITKLKTSGSSVSQTEEPNKERNRKILETIVSMIPADRGSVSVGFLFRLLSISIHLSASSVIKTELIRRASLQFEEATVSDLLYPSKTSSEQNYYDVELVQAVLETFLKLWKRMSPGAVDNSYFLRSVRNVGRLIDSYLQVVARDDNMQVSKFVSLAETVPSIARVDHDDLYKAIDIYLKVHPDMSKTDKKRLCGILDCQRLSPEVRSHAVKNELLPLRTVVQLLYFEQEKGSKANASQKLPKPHEILAGIKHRPATRDDGQSKQSLGQDKEFNGEVTRTQRLDSKLPLELEKKMVIRGDTERELDKVRRAKDESSSSCKVELDPKRIIRRARSKSEHSMKREDKDHRWTHSGCFVLLVWNLNSHSLVK
- the LOC130710574 gene encoding BTB/POZ domain-containing protein At5g47800-like isoform X4 encodes the protein MKFMKLGTRPDTFYTEQATRTLISDIAADLVIQINDINYLLHKFALLPKCGLLQRLCYDSSDSESVSVELHDIPGGEDAFELCAKFCYGISIKISAHNFVPTLSAAKFLRMNDSIERGNLVGKLESFFNSCILEGWKDSIATLQSTATLPEWSENLGIVRKCIDSIIEKILTPPPQVKWSFTYTRPGYTKKEHHSVPKDWWTEDVSDLDIDLFRCIVMAIRSTYVLPPQLIGEALHVYACRWLPGITKLKTSGSSVSQTEEPNKERNRKILETIVSMIPADRGSVSVGFLFRLLSISIHLSASSVIKTELIRRASLQFEEATVSDLLYPSKTSSEQNYYDVELVQAVLETFLKLWKRMSPGAVDNSYFLRSVRNVGRLIDSYLQVVARDDNMQVSKFVSLAETVPSIARVDHDDLYKAIDIYLKVHPDMSKTDKKRLCGILDCQRLSPEVRSHAVKNELLPLRTVVQLLYFEQEKGSKANASQKLPKPHEILAGIKHRPATRDDGQSKQSLGQDKEFNGEVTRTQRLDSKLPLELEKKMVIRGDTERELDKVRRAKDESSSSCKVELDPKRIIRRARSKSEHSMKREDKDHSCYLGGPTVDALFFWYGI